The genomic window CAACGTTCTCCAAATCTTTAGCCACCAGGTTGATCACATTGCTGCTGCCAAATATCTTGGGAGGTATTCCCAGAACAGTAAACACTCCGGAAGACACAAAATATGAGCCGATTGATACTGCTTTTTGCGAATACCATTCGGGGGCAGCTCCTGCCAGGGGAAGCTGATCAATACCAACTCCCAAAGCATTACCCAATGCTGCTCCCAGAACAAGAATTCTGGAACAATCCACACATGAACCCATATGCAAAACCGGAGGGATCCCTAAGCTTTTGCAAACCTCTTTCAATCCATCTCCGGCCAATTCTGCCGCTTCAGGTAATAACAATCCTTCTTTCCCCGAAGCGATCGCTGCGCATCCTGTTTCAACCACCAGAATATCTTTTTTAATTAATTCTTTGGCGAGCTGAAGATGCCCGTAATCATGTTTAATTTTAGGATTATTGCATCCGACAATTCCAACCGCCCCCCTGATTTTTCCGGCGGCGATCACATCCACCAGCGGCTTGGGAGTACCTCCCAATGCCTTGACGATGGCCTCCACAGAGAATCCGGCCACCATTTTCATTGGTTTTCCCGGAATTTTAACCCGGTCAGGATTTCTGTTGGGATAGTTCTCAATAGCCATTTTTATAATCTTTTTCGCCGTGTCGGATGCGGTCTCCGGATGAAATTCCATATGAACCGCACCCGGGACTTTTGACTTCTCGCTGGTGGAAACGACTTTTGAATGAAAACAGCCGGCTGTCTGTGTAATAGAAGGAAAAATACACTGATAATCGATCACCATCACTTCCACTGCACCGGTAGCCAGAATCAATTCCTGGTTCAACATACCTCCGGCAACCGGGACACCTTTTCTCATCAAAAGTTCATTGCCGGTGCAACACATACCGGCAAGATTAATTCCTTTAGCACCATTTTTTTCAGCCAGTTTCTTCATTTCAGGATCTTCCGCAGCTTCAACCACCATTTCAGACAGAATGGGATTATGCCCATGGAGAATAACGTTGACCATATCCTCCTTTAAAACTCCCATATTGGCCCAGGTCTCCTTGATTCCAGGCGTGCCAAAAAGTATATCAGATGCTTCTGTTGCCATCATTGAACCGCCCCAGCCATCTGACAGGGAAGTTCTTAATCCATGAAGAAGAATATTGGCATAATCCGCGCCGACACCCATATGTATTCGATGCATGGCTTCCACAATTTCTCTATCTACACTCCTGGGATATATACCGGCTGTTTTCCAGATTTTTTTGGTCTGTTCCGGTGCTCTTTCAACAAATTGGATACTGTTTTTTATGGTGCCGAATTCTTCCAGTAAAGCCAGAGCCACATCCTTGGCAATTTCATTTTTATTTCTTTTTTTGGTTTCTATTCCCAATTCAGCAGCAATGGTGTTTAATTTCTCTGTATCTGTAATATCATACCCCTGGGCTTTCCCGGTGGCGGTTTCGTATAAAGTTTCAACGACTTCACGACCATGGTCCGAATGGGCAGCCGCCCCTGTAGAAAGATCATCTAAAAAATTCCTGGCCACAATAAGATCTGCGGTTGCACCGCAAACGCCTCTTTCAGGACCGCCTTCAAAGGGGTCTATTCTGCACGGCCCCATGGTGCATCGATTGCAACATACCCCTAATTCACCAAATCCGCATTGGGGCTGCTGCTTTTCGAGCCTGTCCCATGCAGTTTCAATCCCTTCTTTCAAGGTAATCTCCAACGCAGGCTTGGCAGACTCATCAGTGGTTCTGTCTTCAACCATTTTTTTTATTTTATCAGAATTATATTTTATATTATCCATCAGTTACCTCCTTAATTGGATGAGGGCATCGGCCCCAATTGAGCAATTTTTTCTTTAATACTTTGAAACAGTCTAATGTTAGCCGGCACTTCAGATGGTTCTATCCCTTTAATATCTTTTGTTATTTCCATAACCACATCTTTCTTTAAACCGCTTACTATTTCATTAATATCTCCAAACACAAGGGCGCCTGCCTTACATGCTTCAACACAGGCCGGTTCTTTTCCATCTTTTTGGCGATCAATACAATCATCACATTTGTAGGAGACAAATGTGTTTGTGGCCGGGGTTCGGTGGAAAGTAATCGTGCTAAAGGGGCATACCATGGCGCACATTCCACAGGATATACAACTGGTTTCTTTGACCAGAACAGAACCGAATTCATCATCTTTATAGATTGCTCCGGTAGGGCAGATTTGAAGACAGGGGGCGGGATCACAATGTCGGCAGCGATTGGGAAATTTCATAAAATCTATTCCCAGACCAACGCTTATTCTGGGTTGCGGCTGTGGATCATCATTTAAAATAGAGAGCAAATCTTTATTTTTAGAATGCTCTTTCGCACAGGCGATCTCACAATGCCTGCAACCGACGCATTTTTCAACATTTACCAAAACGGTTTTCATAAAAACCTCCTTTCAATGTTCCTCAACAATGATAAACTTGTAAAAAGTAACGCCGATGGCTAAGTAAAGAGTTTTATATAAAGGCGCAGCGGTTTTTCAGCCATTCTGTTTATTTTCTTATGATGGTGTTGTTTTAACTTTTTTAACCCTCAACAATGAGGACAGGCATATCCTAAACAATGCTGCCGGGCTGTTGATTTGATATCTGCTGGAAAATCAAGGTATTATTGCGGCTTTAAAATCCTTATAATTTTTGGTTTGTATTCATTTTTCCGGGCCATGGTGTTTCCCCTTGATTTGACGAACCAGACGGAAATAAAGAAAAATAAAAAGCCGACGATCGCCGAAAATAGAGAAGGATCAAAATCAAGCCAAGGCCCTGTCTTTTGACCGATAACGGCCCCTGCAATCATGAGCAAAATCGGGAACACGTAAAGAAGAAATGACGCTTTGAGCAGTGAGGCAGTTCCGATACTGATAATAATTAAGTCACCCACCTGGGCACCCGCCTCATTTATGGCTTCCACTTCCATTTCTTTGCCGTTTTCCACTGCATTACAGGAGCTTTTGGCCGAGCATGTTTCACATGCACTGGTTCTGGTGGTTTTCACCCATGCAGTAGTGGCATCAATCTTTATGACTATGCCTCTTTCAGTTGCCAATATTTTTCCCCTGCAAAAACCAGCTTTGCCAATTGCGCCTGTGGCTTGACAGAATACCGATCCTGTTAAAATATGAACGTGCCACATCGAACCTTAAAGATCGAAGAATGATGTCCCGCCACTCATCAAACGACTATAAATTTGAATAAAAACCAATATCAAACAGTTGACAACTGGCCCCACTTCTCCATCTTGCCCATTCAACATTCACTGTTTGATGTTTGCTGTTCGATGTTTAGTTTTTCAGTCCATCTTCCCGGGTCCATCCGGCGCAAAAATGACTTAATGACCCAGCGATTGGGACAGACGCTGCATTTTATAAAAACAGGTGGTTTAACTTCACCAGGACCCGTCAAGTCCCCTTAACCCATTCATATAAAGTCGTCCAGAAGCAATAAAAAGCGAATAACGGGTAAGTAAAACGGGAAGGTTGTGGGATTTTGCAAGCTTGACGATATCTTCCTTTGGCCTTTTTCCGCGCACAAAGACAACGGCCCCCACGCCTGCAATCTTGGCCGTGCTGATCACCTCATCGGACATCAACCCTGTCAGGAGAACCGCATGCTCAGCCACTGCTGCCAGAACATCATCCATCAAATCAGCGCCACCTGCGCCCACTATAATTTTGTCGAGCTGATCTTCTCCTGCAAGAACCTCCGCTTTTAATACATCCCTAATTTCTGATAATTTCATAGAAATATTCCTAATGAGCTCTTAGATCATAGCACATCGCTGATAGTTAAATGGATATAACCATTTTTACTATGAGCTGTGAGCTATCAGTTAACCACGGTTTGCTCAAATTATATAGTATCATTGAAATACTGAAGTTCATTTATTTGTGTGACATAATAATAAAAAAAAGTCAATGCTGCGGTGGATAAATAAGCAGAATGGTTGACTGTATTTAACAACCGGACTATATACGAAAGAGTACCTATACCGCTTGCCATAAATATGTTCCGAAATATGGAATTGCGGTATAAGTGGTTGTAGAAAAAAACGTTTCGATACCGGAACGTTTTTTTGACAACCGCTATAAAAGCTTTCAGGAGTCTTATCATGCAACATTATATCGCCCGCGTAAATGAAGCAGCTGCGTTTATAAAAAACCAAACTAAAAAAGATCCAGACATTGGGCTGCTGACAGGAACCGGGCTAGGTGAATCTGCGCAATCACTTGTAACAAAAGCATCTTTTGAGTATGGGGAAATTCCGCATTTCCCTGTTTCAACGGTTGAAGGTCACATGGGAAAACTTCTGGTGGGTGACATGCATGCCAAACGGATGATTGCCATGCAGGGTCGTTTCCATCTCTATGAAGGATATTCGCCCCTTGAAGTGACTTTTCCCATAAGGGTGATGCAACGGCTCGGCGTTCAAATACTTATCCTTTCTAATGCGGCAGGGGGCCTTAACCCCGAATTTATGCCCGGAGATATCATGATCATCAATGATCATATCAATCTGACCGGTTCCAACCCGCTTATCGGCCCAAATGTAGAAAGCTGGGGCATTCGATTCCCCGACATGTCCGAAGCTTACAGCAAAAGCCTTGCCGCACTCGCCGAAAAAGCCGGATCAGATACAGGCATCGATCTTAAAAAAGGCGTTTATGCGGGACTTATGGGCCCATCTCTTGAAACCCCTGCCGAAGTCCACTTTCTTAAAACCATAGGTACGGATGCGGTCGGATTTTCAACTGTTCAGGAAGTCATTGCTGCCGTGCAGGCAAAAATGAAAGTGCTCGGACTGTCAACCATAACCAATGTGAACGATCCGGACAGCCCTGTTCCTGCGACGGTTGAGGAAATTATCCAGGTGGCGCGCAAAGGGGCTCATGATCTTGAAAAAATTATAAACAAAATTGTGGAGAATGTTTAATAACGATGAACTCAGCTGATATACTGGTTTCAAATGGAATTGTTCTGACGTTAAATACAAAAAACTTGCAAATCA from Thermodesulfobacteriota bacterium includes these protein-coding regions:
- the cooS gene encoding anaerobic carbon-monoxide dehydrogenase catalytic subunit, which translates into the protein MDNIKYNSDKIKKMVEDRTTDESAKPALEITLKEGIETAWDRLEKQQPQCGFGELGVCCNRCTMGPCRIDPFEGGPERGVCGATADLIVARNFLDDLSTGAAAHSDHGREVVETLYETATGKAQGYDITDTEKLNTIAAELGIETKKRNKNEIAKDVALALLEEFGTIKNSIQFVERAPEQTKKIWKTAGIYPRSVDREIVEAMHRIHMGVGADYANILLHGLRTSLSDGWGGSMMATEASDILFGTPGIKETWANMGVLKEDMVNVILHGHNPILSEMVVEAAEDPEMKKLAEKNGAKGINLAGMCCTGNELLMRKGVPVAGGMLNQELILATGAVEVMVIDYQCIFPSITQTAGCFHSKVVSTSEKSKVPGAVHMEFHPETASDTAKKIIKMAIENYPNRNPDRVKIPGKPMKMVAGFSVEAIVKALGGTPKPLVDVIAAGKIRGAVGIVGCNNPKIKHDYGHLQLAKELIKKDILVVETGCAAIASGKEGLLLPEAAELAGDGLKEVCKSLGIPPVLHMGSCVDCSRILVLGAALGNALGVGIDQLPLAGAAPEWYSQKAVSIGSYFVSSGVFTVLGIPPKIFGSSNVINLVAKDLENVVHATFAVEPDPVAAANLISDHIEKKRKDLGI
- a CDS encoding 4Fe-4S dicluster domain-containing protein codes for the protein MKTVLVNVEKCVGCRHCEIACAKEHSKNKDLLSILNDDPQPQPRISVGLGIDFMKFPNRCRHCDPAPCLQICPTGAIYKDDEFGSVLVKETSCISCGMCAMVCPFSTITFHRTPATNTFVSYKCDDCIDRQKDGKEPACVEACKAGALVFGDINEIVSGLKKDVVMEITKDIKGIEPSEVPANIRLFQSIKEKIAQLGPMPSSN
- a CDS encoding SoxR reducing system RseC family protein, producing the protein MATERGIVIKIDATTAWVKTTRTSACETCSAKSSCNAVENGKEMEVEAINEAGAQVGDLIIISIGTASLLKASFLLYVFPILLMIAGAVIGQKTGPWLDFDPSLFSAIVGFLFFFISVWFVKSRGNTMARKNEYKPKIIRILKPQ
- a CDS encoding DRTGG domain-containing protein; this encodes MKLSEIRDVLKAEVLAGEDQLDKIIVGAGGADLMDDVLAAVAEHAVLLTGLMSDEVISTAKIAGVGAVVFVRGKRPKEDIVKLAKSHNLPVLLTRYSLFIASGRLYMNGLRGLDGSW
- a CDS encoding purine-nucleoside phosphorylase — its product is MQHYIARVNEAAAFIKNQTKKDPDIGLLTGTGLGESAQSLVTKASFEYGEIPHFPVSTVEGHMGKLLVGDMHAKRMIAMQGRFHLYEGYSPLEVTFPIRVMQRLGVQILILSNAAGGLNPEFMPGDIMIINDHINLTGSNPLIGPNVESWGIRFPDMSEAYSKSLAALAEKAGSDTGIDLKKGVYAGLMGPSLETPAEVHFLKTIGTDAVGFSTVQEVIAAVQAKMKVLGLSTITNVNDPDSPVPATVEEIIQVARKGAHDLEKIINKIVENV